In Streptomyces sp. DG2A-72, one genomic interval encodes:
- a CDS encoding ABC transporter ATP-binding protein: protein MSIAATKSSTPTWRLLLGYVRPHRWALLAGAVLSLVTGATGLLLPLVARELIDDLSHDRTITGALLVMSGLVVANAAVGALGGYVLRRTAESVVLGARRALSSYLLRLRIAAVDRSEPGDLMARITSDTTLLREVTTDSLVGLGTGGLTLVATIVMMGLVDPVLLGVTVAVIFGAGTILGVIVPRINRASKQAQDAVGVMGASLERILGALRTVKASGAEHREEQTLHSAAEESWRQSVRAAKWSAAAGNTAGLAMQIAFITVLAVGGARVATGAVDVGTLVAFLLYVFYLMSPIQQVVGAITQYQTGAAALARIQEALALPAEPAALPAPLPSPGTQPAALAFTNVRFRYADDLPYVHHGVTFEVPAQGMTAFVGPSGAGKTTVFSLIERFYDPESGVITVDGRDLADWELPQLRSAIGYVEQDAPVLSGSLRENLLLGNPDADDAALARVLKTTRLDGMVGKLPGGLETLVGHRGTKLSGGERQRVAIARALLRRPRLLLLDEATSQLDAVNEAALRDTVADVARTTTVLVVAHRLSTVTMADRIVVMDAGKVRAVGTHRELVAADPLYAELAATQFLATAG, encoded by the coding sequence GTGAGCATCGCAGCGACGAAGAGCAGTACGCCCACGTGGCGGCTCCTTCTCGGTTACGTCAGACCCCACCGCTGGGCCCTGCTCGCAGGTGCCGTGCTCTCCCTCGTCACGGGGGCCACCGGGCTGCTGCTGCCGCTGGTGGCACGGGAGTTGATCGACGACCTCTCGCACGACCGGACCATCACCGGCGCGCTCCTCGTCATGTCGGGTCTGGTGGTCGCCAACGCGGCGGTGGGCGCGCTGGGTGGGTATGTGCTGCGGCGCACCGCCGAGTCGGTGGTGCTCGGCGCGCGGCGCGCCCTGTCGTCGTATTTGCTGCGGCTGCGGATCGCGGCCGTGGACCGCAGCGAGCCGGGCGACCTGATGGCCCGGATCACCTCCGACACCACCCTGCTGCGTGAGGTCACCACCGACTCGCTGGTGGGCCTGGGCACGGGAGGGCTCACGCTCGTCGCGACGATCGTGATGATGGGCCTGGTCGATCCGGTCCTGCTCGGCGTCACCGTGGCCGTGATCTTCGGCGCGGGCACGATCCTCGGCGTGATCGTGCCGCGCATCAACCGGGCGAGCAAGCAGGCGCAGGACGCGGTCGGCGTGATGGGGGCCTCGCTGGAGCGGATCCTCGGCGCCCTGCGCACGGTGAAGGCGTCCGGCGCGGAGCACCGCGAGGAGCAGACGCTGCACTCGGCGGCAGAGGAGTCCTGGCGGCAGAGCGTGCGGGCCGCCAAGTGGTCGGCGGCTGCGGGCAATACGGCCGGTCTCGCCATGCAGATCGCTTTCATCACCGTCCTCGCGGTGGGCGGGGCACGGGTCGCGACCGGCGCTGTCGACGTCGGCACCCTGGTGGCGTTCCTGCTCTACGTCTTCTATCTGATGTCGCCGATCCAGCAGGTCGTCGGCGCGATCACCCAGTACCAGACCGGCGCCGCGGCTCTCGCCCGTATCCAGGAGGCGCTGGCGCTGCCCGCCGAACCGGCCGCCCTGCCCGCCCCGCTGCCCTCACCCGGCACACAGCCGGCCGCCCTCGCCTTCACCAACGTCCGCTTCCGCTACGCCGACGACCTGCCGTACGTCCATCACGGAGTGACGTTCGAGGTGCCCGCGCAGGGCATGACGGCGTTCGTCGGCCCGTCCGGCGCCGGCAAGACCACTGTCTTCTCGCTCATCGAGCGGTTCTACGACCCCGAGTCCGGCGTGATCACCGTCGACGGCCGGGATCTGGCGGACTGGGAGCTGCCCCAGTTGCGGTCCGCGATCGGCTACGTGGAGCAGGACGCGCCGGTCCTGTCGGGCTCGCTGCGGGAGAACCTGCTGCTGGGGAACCCGGACGCGGACGACGCGGCACTGGCGCGGGTGCTGAAGACGACCCGTCTGGACGGCATGGTGGGCAAGCTGCCCGGCGGCCTGGAGACGCTCGTCGGGCATCGCGGCACCAAGCTGTCCGGCGGCGAGCGTCAGCGGGTCGCCATCGCCCGTGCCCTGCTGCGCCGCCCCCGGCTGCTGCTCCTGGACGAGGCCACCTCGCAGCTGGACGCGGTGAACGAGGCGGCGCTGCGGGACACCGTCGCGGATGTCGCCCGTACGACGACGGTGCTCGTGGTCGCCCATCGGCTGTCGACGGTGACGATGGCCGACCGGATCGTCGTCATGGACGCGGGCAAAGTGCGCGCGGTGGGCACGCACCGCGAACTCGTGGCCGCCGACCCGCTGTACGCGGAGCTGGCGGCCACGCAGTTCCTGGCGACGGCCGGCTGA
- a CDS encoding metal-sensitive transcriptional regulator: MELQFEGDELKSVLNRLRRAQGQISGVIKMIEEGRDCEDVVTQLAAASRALDRAGFAIIATGLQQCLTNPAQGEREGESPEQMKARLEKLFLSLA, translated from the coding sequence GTGGAGCTGCAGTTCGAAGGTGACGAGCTCAAGTCGGTGCTGAACCGGCTGAGGCGGGCGCAGGGGCAGATCTCCGGAGTGATCAAGATGATCGAGGAGGGCCGCGACTGCGAGGACGTCGTCACCCAGCTCGCCGCGGCATCGCGCGCACTCGACCGGGCCGGATTCGCGATCATCGCGACCGGCTTGCAGCAGTGCCTCACCAATCCGGCCCAGGGGGAGCGCGAGGGCGAGAGTCCGGAGCAGATGAAGGCCCGGCTGGAGAAGCTGTTCCTGTCGCTCGCGTAG
- a CDS encoding S-(hydroxymethyl)mycothiol dehydrogenase yields MAQEVRGVIAPGKDEPVRVETIVVPDPGPGEAVVQVQACGVCHTDLHYKQGGINDEFPFLLGHEAAGVVEAVGEGVTDVAPGDFVILNWRAVCGQCRACLRGRPWYCFDTHNAGQKMTLASTGQELSPALGIGAFAEKTLVAAGQCTKVDPAVSAAVAGLLGCGVMAGIGAAINTGNVGRGDTVAVIGCGGVGDAAIAGAGLAGAAKIIAVDIDDRKLEKARSMGATHTVNSKQTDPVEAIRELTGGFGADVVIEAVGRPETYQQAFYARDLAGTVVLVGVPTPEMKLELPLLDVFGRGGALKSSWYGDCLPSRDFPMLIDLHLQGRLDLEAFVTETIQLGEVEKAFERMHHGDVLRSVVVL; encoded by the coding sequence ATGGCTCAGGAAGTACGCGGCGTGATCGCACCGGGCAAGGACGAGCCCGTCCGGGTGGAGACGATCGTCGTGCCCGACCCGGGGCCGGGAGAAGCCGTCGTCCAGGTCCAGGCCTGCGGGGTCTGCCACACCGACCTGCACTACAAGCAGGGCGGCATCAACGACGAGTTCCCCTTCCTGCTGGGCCATGAGGCCGCCGGTGTCGTGGAGGCGGTCGGCGAGGGCGTCACGGACGTCGCACCGGGCGACTTCGTGATCCTCAACTGGCGTGCGGTGTGCGGCCAGTGCCGGGCCTGTCTGCGTGGCCGGCCCTGGTACTGCTTCGACACCCACAACGCCGGCCAGAAGATGACCCTCGCCTCGACCGGACAGGAGCTGTCCCCGGCCCTCGGCATCGGCGCCTTCGCCGAGAAGACGCTCGTCGCCGCCGGACAGTGCACCAAGGTCGACCCGGCGGTCTCGGCGGCCGTGGCCGGGCTGCTCGGCTGCGGGGTGATGGCGGGCATCGGCGCCGCCATCAACACGGGCAACGTCGGGCGCGGCGACACGGTCGCGGTCATCGGCTGCGGCGGTGTCGGGGACGCGGCGATCGCCGGGGCGGGCCTGGCAGGGGCCGCGAAGATCATCGCCGTGGACATCGACGACCGGAAGCTGGAGAAGGCCCGCTCGATGGGCGCCACCCACACGGTCAACTCCAAGCAGACCGACCCCGTCGAGGCGATCCGCGAGCTGACCGGCGGCTTCGGCGCCGACGTGGTCATCGAGGCGGTCGGCCGCCCGGAGACGTACCAGCAGGCCTTCTACGCCCGCGACCTCGCCGGAACGGTCGTCCTCGTCGGCGTCCCCACCCCCGAGATGAAGCTCGAACTGCCGCTGCTGGACGTCTTCGGACGCGGCGGGGCACTCAAGTCCTCCTGGTACGGCGACTGTCTGCCCTCCCGCGACTTCCCCATGCTGATCGACCTGCATCTGCAGGGCAGGCTGGACCTGGAGGCGTTCGTGACCGAGACGATCCAACTCGGCGAGGTGGAGAAGGCGTTCGAGCGGATGCACCACGGCGACGTCCTGCGCTCGGTGGTGGTGCTCTGA
- a CDS encoding MBL fold metallo-hydrolase, translating into MATRIELLVTSGQFTLDGGTWDVDNNVWIVGDDHEAIVIDAAHDADAIAEAVGDRRLTAIVCTHAHNDHIDAAPALADRTGATIWLHPDDLPLWKLTHPDRDPDAHLADGQVIEAAGADLTVLHTPGHAPGAICLYDRGLGTVFTGDTLFQGGPGATGRSYSHFPTIVTSIRDRLLTLPPETKVLTGHGDSTTIGAESPHLEEWITRGH; encoded by the coding sequence ATGGCCACCCGCATCGAACTCCTCGTCACCTCAGGGCAGTTCACCCTCGACGGCGGCACCTGGGACGTCGACAACAACGTGTGGATCGTCGGCGACGACCACGAAGCAATCGTCATCGACGCCGCCCATGACGCCGACGCCATCGCCGAGGCCGTCGGCGACCGCCGGCTGACCGCGATCGTGTGCACCCACGCCCACAACGACCACATCGACGCCGCCCCGGCCCTCGCCGACCGCACCGGCGCCACCATCTGGCTGCACCCCGACGACCTGCCGCTGTGGAAGCTCACCCACCCGGACCGCGACCCCGACGCCCATCTCGCCGACGGGCAGGTGATCGAGGCCGCGGGCGCCGACCTGACCGTGCTGCACACCCCCGGACACGCGCCCGGCGCGATCTGCCTCTACGACCGGGGCCTCGGCACCGTCTTCACCGGCGACACCCTCTTCCAGGGCGGCCCGGGTGCCACCGGCCGCTCCTACTCCCACTTCCCGACGATCGTCACCTCGATCCGGGACCGCCTGCTCACCCTGCCGCCGGAGACGAAGGTCCTGACCGGACACGGTGACTCGACGACCATCGGGGCGGAGTCCCCACACCTGGAGGAATGGATCACCCGTGGCCACTGA
- a CDS encoding DUF4180 domain-containing protein yields MATDAVSPADEIVTLHGVTLLRCGPDGPPLDGERAALDLIGDAGWREAELIAVPVERVPDEFFRLRSGIAGAIVQKFAQYRLRLAVVGDISQHVADSQALRDFVYESNLGNQLWFLPGYDDLDERLRPTA; encoded by the coding sequence GTGGCCACTGACGCCGTATCGCCCGCCGACGAGATCGTCACCCTGCACGGTGTCACCCTCCTGCGCTGCGGCCCCGACGGTCCACCGCTCGACGGCGAGCGCGCGGCGCTGGACCTCATCGGCGACGCCGGGTGGCGCGAGGCGGAACTGATCGCGGTGCCCGTAGAGCGGGTGCCGGACGAGTTCTTCCGGCTGCGTTCGGGGATCGCGGGCGCGATCGTGCAGAAGTTCGCCCAATACCGGCTGCGCCTGGCCGTCGTCGGGGACATCTCGCAGCACGTCGCCGACAGCCAGGCCCTGCGGGACTTCGTGTACGAGAGCAATCTGGGCAACCAGCTCTGGTTCCTGCCCGGCTACGACGATCTGGACGAGCGGCTGCGCCCGACGGCGTGA
- a CDS encoding SDR family oxidoreductase: MSQPLQGKVALVAGASRGAGRGIAVELGAAGATVYVTGRTTREKRSEYDRPETIEDTADLVTEAGGHGIAVPTDHLDPAQVRTLVDRVADEQGRLDILVNDVWGGEKLFEWDSPVWEHDLDNGLRLLRLAVETHAITSHHALPLLLRHPGGLVVEMTDGTAEYNRDNYRSTFFYDLAKWSVLRMAFALGHELGPRGATAVALTPGWLRSEMMLDHYEVREENWRDALGIVPHFAISETPRYVGRAVAALAADPDVARFNGESLSSGGLAQVYGFTDLDGSRPDAWRYLVEVQDAGKPADVTGYR; the protein is encoded by the coding sequence ATGTCACAGCCACTGCAGGGCAAGGTCGCGCTGGTCGCCGGGGCGTCACGGGGAGCCGGACGCGGTATCGCCGTGGAACTCGGGGCGGCCGGCGCGACCGTCTACGTCACCGGCCGCACCACCCGCGAAAAGCGCTCGGAGTACGACCGCCCGGAGACCATCGAGGACACCGCCGACCTGGTCACCGAGGCCGGCGGCCACGGCATCGCCGTACCCACCGACCACCTCGACCCGGCACAGGTCCGCACTCTCGTGGACCGCGTTGCCGACGAGCAGGGCCGCCTCGACATCCTGGTCAACGACGTCTGGGGCGGCGAGAAGCTCTTCGAGTGGGACAGCCCGGTCTGGGAGCACGACCTCGACAACGGGCTCAGGCTGCTCAGGCTCGCCGTCGAGACGCACGCCATCACCAGCCACCACGCCCTGCCGCTGCTGCTGCGCCACCCCGGCGGCCTGGTCGTCGAGATGACCGACGGCACCGCCGAGTACAACCGCGACAACTACCGCAGCACCTTCTTCTACGACCTGGCCAAGTGGTCCGTCCTGCGCATGGCCTTCGCCCTGGGCCACGAACTCGGCCCGCGCGGCGCCACCGCCGTGGCCCTCACCCCGGGCTGGCTGCGCTCGGAGATGATGCTCGATCACTACGAGGTACGCGAGGAGAACTGGCGCGACGCCCTCGGGATCGTGCCCCACTTCGCCATCTCGGAGACCCCGCGCTACGTCGGCCGCGCCGTCGCCGCTCTCGCCGCCGACCCCGACGTGGCCCGCTTCAACGGCGAGTCCCTTTCCAGCGGCGGCCTTGCCCAGGTCTACGGCTTCACCGACCTCGACGGCAGCCGCCCGGACGCCTGGCGGTACCTGGTCGAGGTGCAGGACGCGGGGAAACCGGCGGACGTGACCGGCTACCGGTGA
- a CDS encoding SDR family NAD(P)-dependent oxidoreductase: MTHTTRFQGYGVLVTGAARGIGAAVALRLAEEGARVLVTDRDGPEADKTASALREVGLTAEALVCDVADRASVEAAVAHAVDSFGSLDVLVNSAACCTVDTPLFEDGPDEAWDRDLDITLTGAYRCCRAALPHLAASGRGAIVSIGSVNGAYDFGNHAYSAAKAGLASLTRTLAGHAAPRGVRVNLVMPGTVRTSAWEGRDDELDALRPLYPLGRVGEPEDIAAAVAFLASHDAAWITGTTLAVDGGITAVNTGFRTVVRRPGDA; the protein is encoded by the coding sequence ATGACGCACACAACACGGTTCCAAGGGTACGGAGTTCTCGTCACCGGCGCCGCCCGCGGTATCGGCGCGGCCGTCGCCCTGAGGCTTGCCGAAGAGGGTGCACGGGTACTCGTCACCGACAGGGACGGGCCGGAGGCGGACAAGACGGCGTCGGCGCTGCGTGAAGTGGGCCTGACCGCCGAGGCGTTGGTGTGCGATGTCGCGGACCGGGCCTCGGTGGAGGCGGCTGTCGCGCACGCCGTCGACTCCTTCGGGTCCCTCGATGTCCTGGTCAACAGCGCGGCCTGCTGCACCGTCGACACCCCCCTCTTCGAGGACGGCCCGGACGAGGCGTGGGACCGTGACCTCGACATCACCCTGACCGGCGCCTACCGCTGCTGCCGCGCCGCCCTGCCTCACCTGGCCGCCTCCGGGCGCGGCGCGATCGTCAGCATCGGCTCGGTCAACGGCGCCTACGACTTCGGCAACCACGCCTACAGCGCCGCCAAGGCGGGCCTCGCCTCCCTGACCCGCACCCTCGCCGGGCACGCCGCCCCGCGCGGAGTCCGCGTCAACCTGGTGATGCCGGGCACCGTGCGCACCTCCGCCTGGGAGGGTCGGGACGACGAACTCGACGCGCTGCGCCCGCTGTATCCCCTGGGCCGCGTCGGCGAACCGGAGGACATCGCCGCGGCCGTCGCCTTCCTCGCCTCTCACGACGCGGCGTGGATCACCGGCACCACACTCGCCGTCGACGGCGGCATCACCGCGGTCAACACCGGCTTCCGCACGGTGGTTCGGCGACCCGGAGACGCGTAA
- a CDS encoding L,D-transpeptidase → MGDIRRRGAVALGITGLVAPLTIALGATPAQAASCTTQTGPYQKQVEKFLGRPVDGKQSAADCKAIQGFQTKHGITPNIGYAGPITWGVMDLMNKQKAVGNNPNKAGKCPVNKGRIACVNLTLQLSWIQDGKKLVYGPVPVRTGRNGYETRTGLKKIYWRNIDHVSSIYDVPMPYAQFFDGGQAFHSAGVSMWNPPGSHGCVNMTKTTAKKYWSLLKKGDDVFVYGRKPGT, encoded by the coding sequence ATGGGGGACATACGCAGACGGGGAGCCGTCGCACTCGGGATCACCGGACTGGTGGCACCGCTCACGATCGCGCTGGGCGCCACGCCCGCGCAGGCCGCGAGCTGCACCACACAGACCGGCCCGTATCAGAAGCAGGTGGAGAAGTTCCTCGGCCGCCCGGTCGACGGCAAGCAGTCCGCCGCCGACTGCAAGGCCATCCAGGGCTTCCAGACCAAGCACGGCATCACGCCGAACATCGGCTACGCGGGTCCCATCACCTGGGGCGTGATGGACCTGATGAACAAGCAGAAGGCCGTCGGGAACAACCCCAACAAGGCAGGCAAGTGCCCGGTTAACAAGGGCCGTATCGCCTGTGTGAACCTCACCCTCCAGCTGAGCTGGATCCAGGACGGCAAGAAGCTCGTGTACGGGCCGGTGCCGGTCCGCACCGGCCGCAACGGCTACGAGACCCGCACCGGCCTGAAGAAGATCTACTGGCGCAACATCGACCACGTGTCGTCGATCTACGACGTCCCCATGCCCTACGCCCAGTTCTTCGACGGCGGCCAGGCCTTCCACTCCGCCGGCGTCAGCATGTGGAACCCGCCCGGCTCGCACGGCTGCGTCAACATGACCAAGACCACCGCCAAGAAGTACTGGTCGCTGCTGAAGAAGGGCGACGACGTCTTCGTGTACGGCCGCAAGCCGGGCACCTGA